A part of Lutra lutra chromosome 2, mLutLut1.2, whole genome shotgun sequence genomic DNA contains:
- the CTSB gene encoding cathepsin B isoform X1 produces the protein MWQLLATLCCLVVLTGAQRRPPFQPLSDELVHYVNKRNTTWKAGHNFHNVDQSYLKKLCGTFLGGPKPPQRLWFAENMILPESFDARQQWPNCPTIKEIRDQGSCGSCWAFGAVEAISDRICIRTNGHVSVEVSAEDMLTCCGDQCGDGCNGGFPAEAWNFWTKKGLVSGGLYDSHVGCRPYSIPPCEHHVNGSRPPCTGEGDTPKCSKICEPGYTPSYKEDKHYGCSSYSVSSSEKEIMAEIYKNGPVEAAFSVYSDFLMYKSGVYQHVTGEMMGGHAVRILGWGVENGTPYWLVGNSWNTDWGDNGFFKILRGQDHCGIESEIVAGIPCTDQYWKKI, from the exons ATGTGGCAGCTCTTGGCCACCCTTTGCTGCCTGGTGGTGCTGACCGGTGCCCAGAGAAGGCCGCCTTTCCAGCCGCTGTCGGATGAGCTGGTCCACTATGTTAACAAACGGAACACTACTTGGAAG GCTGGACACAACTTCCACAATGTGGACCAGAGCTACCTGAAGAAGCTGTGTGGCACCTTCTTGGGTGGGCCGAAGCCGCCCCAGAG ACTTTGGTTTGCCGAGAACATGATTCTGCCCGAAAGTTTCGATGCCCGGCAGCAGTGGCCTAACTGCCCGACCATCAAAGAGATACGGGACCAGGGCTCCTGCGGGTCCTGCTGG GCGTTTGGGGCCGTGGAAGCCATTTCAGACCGAATCTGCATCCGCACCAATGGGCACGTCAGCGTGGAGGTGTCTGCCGAGGACATGCTCACCTGCTGTGGCGACCAGTGTGGGGACGG CTGTAATGGGGGCTTTCCTGCTGAAGCTTGGAACTTCTGGACAAAAAAAGGCTTGGTTTCCGGTGGTCTCTATGACTCGCATGTTG GCTGCAGACCCTACTCCATCCCTCCCTGTGAACACCACGTGAATGGCTCCCGGCCCCCATGCACAGGGGAGGGGGATACCCCCAAGTGCAGCAAGATCTGTGAGCCCGGCTACACCCCGTCCTACAAAGAAGACAAGCACTATG GATGCAGTTCCTACAGCGTGTCCAGTAGCGAGAAGGAGATCATGGCAGAGATCTACAAGAACGGCCCGGTAGAGGCGGCCTTCTCCGTGTATTCTGACTTCCTGATGTACAAGTCTG GCGTGTACCAGCACGTCACTGGAGAAATGATGGGAGGCCACGCTGTCCGCATCCTGGGCTGGGGAGTGGAGAATGGCACACCCTACTGGCTGGTGGGCAACTCCTGGAACACGGACTGGGGCGACAATG GCTTCTTTAAAATCCTCAGAGGACAGGATCACTGTGGAATTGAATCAGAAATTGTGGCTGGTATTCCATGCACTGACCAGTACTGGAAAAAGATCTAA
- the CTSB gene encoding cathepsin B isoform X2, translated as MPGSSGLTARPSKRYGTRAPAGPAGCNGGFPAEAWNFWTKKGLVSGGLYDSHVGCRPYSIPPCEHHVNGSRPPCTGEGDTPKCSKICEPGYTPSYKEDKHYGCSSYSVSSSEKEIMAEIYKNGPVEAAFSVYSDFLMYKSGVYQHVTGEMMGGHAVRILGWGVENGTPYWLVGNSWNTDWGDNGFFKILRGQDHCGIESEIVAGIPCTDQYWKKI; from the exons ATGCCCGGCAGCAGTGGCCTAACTGCCCGACCATCAAAGAGATACGGGACCAGGGCTCCTGCGGGTCCTGCTGG CTGTAATGGGGGCTTTCCTGCTGAAGCTTGGAACTTCTGGACAAAAAAAGGCTTGGTTTCCGGTGGTCTCTATGACTCGCATGTTG GCTGCAGACCCTACTCCATCCCTCCCTGTGAACACCACGTGAATGGCTCCCGGCCCCCATGCACAGGGGAGGGGGATACCCCCAAGTGCAGCAAGATCTGTGAGCCCGGCTACACCCCGTCCTACAAAGAAGACAAGCACTATG GATGCAGTTCCTACAGCGTGTCCAGTAGCGAGAAGGAGATCATGGCAGAGATCTACAAGAACGGCCCGGTAGAGGCGGCCTTCTCCGTGTATTCTGACTTCCTGATGTACAAGTCTG GCGTGTACCAGCACGTCACTGGAGAAATGATGGGAGGCCACGCTGTCCGCATCCTGGGCTGGGGAGTGGAGAATGGCACACCCTACTGGCTGGTGGGCAACTCCTGGAACACGGACTGGGGCGACAATG GCTTCTTTAAAATCCTCAGAGGACAGGATCACTGTGGAATTGAATCAGAAATTGTGGCTGGTATTCCATGCACTGACCAGTACTGGAAAAAGATCTAA